The Chelonia mydas isolate rCheMyd1 chromosome 3, rCheMyd1.pri.v2, whole genome shotgun sequence genome includes a region encoding these proteins:
- the LOC102933386 gene encoding ATP-binding cassette sub-family G member 8 isoform X3, translating into MKEMTEKVPSEHAIGSQDTDLDLSAKRRFRDSIFCSEEDNNLYFTYSGKSNVLEVRELNYQVNMASQIPWYENLAEMKMPWMWNTGPDSHVPAIQNLNFKVQSGQMLAIIGSSACGKTPLLDVITCRDHGGKIKSGQIIINGQPSTHQLVKKCIAHVRQDDRLLPNLTVKETLLFVAKLRLPKTFSDSQREKRVEDVIAELRLRQCANTRVGNEYIRGVSGGERRRVSIGVQLLWNPGILILDEPTSGLDSFTAHNLVITLSRLARGNRLVLLSVHQPRSDIFQLFDLVLLMTSGTTIYSGTARNMVQYFTEIGYPCPKFSNPADFYVDLTSIDNRSKEKEMESQKRARSLATLFWEKVKDVDDFLWKANEGDCVTTVYSDQSSLFTPEEVINMHSHSTDQLPGGLKQFTVLFSRQISSDFRDLSTLLIHGSEALLMSLLIGFLYYGHDKTKLSIQDTVALLFMIGALIPFTVLLDVIAKCHSERAMLYHDLEDGMYTVTPYFFAKILGELPEHCAFVIIYGVPIYWLTNLNPEPEHFLLNFLAVWLVVFCARAMALWMAALLPTLQLSAFFGNVLFTTFFLSGGFVVRLESLWLVPFWISKISFVRWSYESLMQIQFTELTYQMTVGNVTFQIPGKLVIQAMNLDSYPLYASYLILVGIISGFMVLYYLSLRFIKQKSNQDW; encoded by the exons ATGAAAGAAATGACTGAAAAAGTCCCATCGGAGCATGCCATTGGGAGCCAGGATACAGATCTGGATTTGTCG GCAAAGAGGAGATTCAGAGACAGTATTTTTTGCTCTGAAGAGGATAACAATCTGTATTTCACCTACAGTGGCAAATCAAATGTCCTAGAGGTCAGAGAGCTCAACTACCAG GTTAACATGGCATCTCAGATTCCCTGGTATGAGAACCTAGCAGAGATGAAAATGCCTTGGATGTGGAACACAGGCCCAGATTCCCATGTGCCAGCAATCCAGAATCTGAACTTTAAAGTTCAAAGTGGCCAGATGCTAGCTATTATAGGAAGCTCTG CCTGTGGAAAAACACCCTTACTTGATGTGATAACCTGTCGAGATCATGGTGGCAAAATTAAGTCTGGCCAAATCATAATCAATGGACAACCCAGTACTCACCAGCTTGTTAAGAAATGCATTGCACATGTGCGGCAGGATGATCGACTACTACCCAACCTAACTGTCAAAGAAACATTATTATTCGTTGCAAAACTGCGGCTCCCGAAGACTTTTTCAGACTCACAAAGGGAAAAAAGG GTGGAAGATGTTATAGCAGAACTGCGGTTACGACAGTGTGCAAACACAAGAGTAGGGAATGAATACATCCGAGGTGTGTCTGGGGGAGAAAGGCGAAGGGTAAGCATTGGAGTGCAGCTGCTATGGAACCCTG GAATACTGATACTTGATGAACCCACATCTGGACTAGATAGTTTTACTGCTCACAATCTTGTGATTACACTGTCCAGGCTTGCCAGAGGAAACAGATTAGTTCTCCTTTCAGTTCACCAGCCCCGATCAGATATCTTCCAACTCTTCGATTTAGTTCTTCTGATGACCTCTGGAACTACCATCTATTCTGGAACAGCCCGGAACATGGTCCAATATTTCACAGAAATAGGCTATCCCTGCCCAAAATTCAGCAATCCTGCAGATTTCTATG TTGATTTGACCAGCATTGATAACCGGAGCAAAGAGAAGGAGATGGAAAGTCAGAAAAGGGCAAGGTCACTTGCCACCTTGTTCTGGGAGAAGGTCAAAGATGTTGATGATTTCTTATGGAAAGCTAATGAAGGAGACTGTGTGACGACTGTTTACAGTGATCAAAG TTCCCTTTTCACTCCAGAAGAGGTGATTAACATGCATTCCCATTCAACTGATCAGTTACCAGGTGGCTTAAAGCAGTTTACTGTATTATTCAg tCGTCAAAtctccagtgacttcagagaTCTTTCAACGTTATTAATCCATGGATCTGAGGCCCTTCTAATGTCATTATTAATTGGATTCTTATACTATGGTCATGACAAAACCAAGCTATCTATTCAGGACACAGTAGCACTGTTGTTTATGATAGGTGCACTAATCCCCTTCACAGTGCTTTTGGATGTTATTGCAAAAT GTCATTCAGAAAGAGCTATGCTTTATCATGATTTAGAAGATGGGATGTATACTGTTACTCCCTACTTCTTTGCTAAG ATTTTGGGGGAGCTCCCAGAACACTGTGCTTTTGTAATAATTTATGGAGTTCCTATCTACTGGCTGACAAATCTCAATCCTGAACCAGAACATTTCCTCCTTAACTTCCTGGCAGTCTGGCTTGTGGTTTTCTGTGCCCGAGCAATGGCACTATGGATGGCAGCACTGCTCCCAACACTGCAGTTGTCAGCCTTCTTTGGCAATGTCCTTTTCACAACCTTCTTCCTGAGTGGCGGTTTCGTGGTACGCCTAGAAAGCCTGTGGCTAG TTCCATTTTGgatttctaaaatatcttttgtcAGATGGAGTTACGAAAGCCTGATGCAAATTCAGTTCACTGAACTCACATACCAAATGACCGTTGGAAATGTTACCTTTCAAATCCCAGGGAAACTT GTAATTCAGGCTATGAATCTGGACTCGTATCCTCTCTATGCAAGCTACCTCATCCTCGTCGGTATTATTAGTGGTTTCATGGTTTTATACTACTTATCTCTGAGGTTTATCAAGCAGAAATCAAATCAAGATTGGTAA
- the LOC102933386 gene encoding ATP-binding cassette sub-family G member 8 isoform X2, with amino-acid sequence MDADTVMWNHNRHPFFCSGTPAAPFHLSRLHHPQADWTLYLNHPLNQLAKRRFRDSIFCSEEDNNLYFTYSGKSNVLEVRELNYQVNMASQIPWYENLAEMKMPWMWNTGPDSHVPAIQNLNFKVQSGQMLAIIGSSACGKTPLLDVITCRDHGGKIKSGQIIINGQPSTHQLVKKCIAHVRQDDRLLPNLTVKETLLFVAKLRLPKTFSDSQREKRVEDVIAELRLRQCANTRVGNEYIRGVSGGERRRVSIGVQLLWNPGILILDEPTSGLDSFTAHNLVITLSRLARGNRLVLLSVHQPRSDIFQLFDLVLLMTSGTTIYSGTARNMVQYFTEIGYPCPKFSNPADFYVDLTSIDNRSKEKEMESQKRARSLATLFWEKVKDVDDFLWKANEGDCVTTVYSDQSSLFTPEEVINMHSHSTDQLPGGLKQFTVLFSRQISSDFRDLSTLLIHGSEALLMSLLIGFLYYGHDKTKLSIQDTVALLFMIGALIPFTVLLDVIAKCHSERAMLYHDLEDGMYTVTPYFFAKILGELPEHCAFVIIYGVPIYWLTNLNPEPEHFLLNFLAVWLVVFCARAMALWMAALLPTLQLSAFFGNVLFTTFFLSGGFVVRLESLWLVPFWISKISFVRWSYESLMQIQFTELTYQMTVGNVTFQIPGKLVIQAMNLDSYPLYASYLILVGIISGFMVLYYLSLRFIKQKSNQDW; translated from the exons ATGGACGCTGACACTGTTATGTGGAATCACAACAGACATCCTTTCTTCTGCTCTGGAACCCCAGCCGCTCCTTTCCATCTCAGTAGGCTGCATCATCCTCAGGCAGACTGGACACTTTACTTAAATCACCCTCTCAACCAGCTG GCAAAGAGGAGATTCAGAGACAGTATTTTTTGCTCTGAAGAGGATAACAATCTGTATTTCACCTACAGTGGCAAATCAAATGTCCTAGAGGTCAGAGAGCTCAACTACCAG GTTAACATGGCATCTCAGATTCCCTGGTATGAGAACCTAGCAGAGATGAAAATGCCTTGGATGTGGAACACAGGCCCAGATTCCCATGTGCCAGCAATCCAGAATCTGAACTTTAAAGTTCAAAGTGGCCAGATGCTAGCTATTATAGGAAGCTCTG CCTGTGGAAAAACACCCTTACTTGATGTGATAACCTGTCGAGATCATGGTGGCAAAATTAAGTCTGGCCAAATCATAATCAATGGACAACCCAGTACTCACCAGCTTGTTAAGAAATGCATTGCACATGTGCGGCAGGATGATCGACTACTACCCAACCTAACTGTCAAAGAAACATTATTATTCGTTGCAAAACTGCGGCTCCCGAAGACTTTTTCAGACTCACAAAGGGAAAAAAGG GTGGAAGATGTTATAGCAGAACTGCGGTTACGACAGTGTGCAAACACAAGAGTAGGGAATGAATACATCCGAGGTGTGTCTGGGGGAGAAAGGCGAAGGGTAAGCATTGGAGTGCAGCTGCTATGGAACCCTG GAATACTGATACTTGATGAACCCACATCTGGACTAGATAGTTTTACTGCTCACAATCTTGTGATTACACTGTCCAGGCTTGCCAGAGGAAACAGATTAGTTCTCCTTTCAGTTCACCAGCCCCGATCAGATATCTTCCAACTCTTCGATTTAGTTCTTCTGATGACCTCTGGAACTACCATCTATTCTGGAACAGCCCGGAACATGGTCCAATATTTCACAGAAATAGGCTATCCCTGCCCAAAATTCAGCAATCCTGCAGATTTCTATG TTGATTTGACCAGCATTGATAACCGGAGCAAAGAGAAGGAGATGGAAAGTCAGAAAAGGGCAAGGTCACTTGCCACCTTGTTCTGGGAGAAGGTCAAAGATGTTGATGATTTCTTATGGAAAGCTAATGAAGGAGACTGTGTGACGACTGTTTACAGTGATCAAAG TTCCCTTTTCACTCCAGAAGAGGTGATTAACATGCATTCCCATTCAACTGATCAGTTACCAGGTGGCTTAAAGCAGTTTACTGTATTATTCAg tCGTCAAAtctccagtgacttcagagaTCTTTCAACGTTATTAATCCATGGATCTGAGGCCCTTCTAATGTCATTATTAATTGGATTCTTATACTATGGTCATGACAAAACCAAGCTATCTATTCAGGACACAGTAGCACTGTTGTTTATGATAGGTGCACTAATCCCCTTCACAGTGCTTTTGGATGTTATTGCAAAAT GTCATTCAGAAAGAGCTATGCTTTATCATGATTTAGAAGATGGGATGTATACTGTTACTCCCTACTTCTTTGCTAAG ATTTTGGGGGAGCTCCCAGAACACTGTGCTTTTGTAATAATTTATGGAGTTCCTATCTACTGGCTGACAAATCTCAATCCTGAACCAGAACATTTCCTCCTTAACTTCCTGGCAGTCTGGCTTGTGGTTTTCTGTGCCCGAGCAATGGCACTATGGATGGCAGCACTGCTCCCAACACTGCAGTTGTCAGCCTTCTTTGGCAATGTCCTTTTCACAACCTTCTTCCTGAGTGGCGGTTTCGTGGTACGCCTAGAAAGCCTGTGGCTAG TTCCATTTTGgatttctaaaatatcttttgtcAGATGGAGTTACGAAAGCCTGATGCAAATTCAGTTCACTGAACTCACATACCAAATGACCGTTGGAAATGTTACCTTTCAAATCCCAGGGAAACTT GTAATTCAGGCTATGAATCTGGACTCGTATCCTCTCTATGCAAGCTACCTCATCCTCGTCGGTATTATTAGTGGTTTCATGGTTTTATACTACTTATCTCTGAGGTTTATCAAGCAGAAATCAAATCAAGATTGGTAA